The DNA segment AGTATCGATGAAACTACACGCCCGTAAAGAGGGGGATAGATACATACTCAACGGCAACAAGATGTGGATCACTAACGGTCCTGACGCCCACACCTATGTTATCTATGCCAAGACTGATCTCGATAAAGGCGCCCACGGCATTACCGCATTTATCGTTGAGCGCGGCTCTAAAGGCTTCAGCACCGCTCAGAAGCTAGACAAGCTAGGCATGCGTGGTTCTAACACCTGTGAACTGGTATTTGAAGATTGTGAAGTACCAGAAGAGAACATTCTTGGCGGCCTAAACAACGGCGTAAAGGTGTTGATGAGTGGCCTCGATTACGAGCGAGTGGTGCTGTCTGGTGGCCCACTTGGGATAATGACTGCTTGTATGGATATCGTTGTGCCATACATTCACGAGCGTGAGCAGTTTGGTAAATCGATCGGACAGTTCCAGCTAGTACAGGGTAAGCTTGCCGACATGTATACCGGCATGAACGCTGCCAAATCTTATATCTACAACGTGGCTAAATCTTGTGACCGTGGGGAAACCACCCGTAAAGATGCAGCCGGCGCCATTCTCTATTCAGCTGAACTTGCCACCAAGATGGCTCTCGATGCGATTCAACTTCTTGGCGGTAACGGTTATGTCAACGAATACGCCACAGGCCGCCTCCTACGTGATGCCAAACTCTATGAAATTGGCGCTGGCACCTCTGAAATTCGTCGCATGCTGATTGGCCGCGAGCTATTTAATGAATCAAAGTAAAGCCTATGCCCGTCTTGCGGGTTTATAGCCAAGCATAAAGGCGGCGATTTGCCGCCTCACTCTTCCAGCTTCAAAAGGATTGAAATTGTGACGCAACTTAGCAGCCGTATTAATGCACGTAGCGATGAGTTTAAAGCTAAATTTGATGACATGGCTACCGTGGTTCAAGACTTAAAATTAAAACTTCAGCAAATTGAACAAGGCGGCGGAGACGTCGCGCGCAGTCGTCATCTTTCAAGGGGCAAGTTGCTGCCACGTCAGCGAGTCGAAAAGCTGCTGGATCCTGGCTCACCTTTTCTCGAAATATCCCAGTTTGCCGCCTTTGAGCTGTATGAAGATGTGGTGCCTGCTGCAGGCGTTATCGCCGGTATTGGCCGCGTCAGTGGCGTCGAGTGCATGATTATCGCCAACGATGCCACGGTAAAGGGCGGCACTTACTACCCGGTTACCGTTAAAAAGCATCTGCGCGCACAAGAGATTGCCAGTCGTTGCCACCTACCCTGTATCTATCTGGTGGATTCTGGCGGCGCTAACCTGCCTCGCCAAGACGAAGTATTCCCCGATAGAGATCATTTCGGCCGCATCTTCTATAACCAAGCGCAGATGTCTGCCAAAGGCATTCCGCAAATTGCCGTGGTGATGGGGCTTTGCACTGCAGGCGGCGCATATGTCCCCGCCATGGCCGATGAATCGATTATCGTAAAAGAGCAAGGCACCATCTTCTTAGCGGGGCCGCCACTCGTTAAGGCCGCAACCGGTGAAGAGGTGACAGCCGAAGAGCTTGGCGGCGCCGAAGTACACACCAAAATTTCTGGCGTAGCCGATCATATGGCGCAAAACGATGAACACGCGCTAGAGCTTGCTCGCAAAGCGGTGACACGCCTAAATCATCAAAAACAAATTGCTGCTCAACTTAGCCCGGTAAAACCTCCCCTATTTGATATCAATGAGCTGTACGGCATTGTGGGTACCGATCTTAAAAAGCCATTCGATGTCAAAGAGGTGATTGCACGCCTTGTCGATGACTCAGACTTCGACGAGTTTAAAGCCAACTACGGTAATACCTTAGTCTGTGGCTTTGCCCGTATTCATGGCTATCCCGTGGGTATTGTCGCCAATAATGGCATCTTGTTCTCAGAATCGGCGCAAAAAGGCGCTCACTTTATTGAGCTGTGCTGCCAGCGCAAAATTCCACTGCTGTTCCTGCAAAATATCACCGGCTTTATGGTGGGTAAAAAGTACGAACATGAAGGCATCGCCAAACACGGCGCCAAGATGGTGACCGCAGTATCGTGTGCCAATGTCCCTAAGTTCACCGTGATTATTGGCGGTAGTTATGGCGCAGGTAACTACGGTATGTGTGGCCGCGCATTTGAACCCACCATGATGTGGATGTGGCCTAACGCCCGCATCTCTGTGATGGGCGGCGAGCAAGCCGCTGGCGTATTGGCCACAGTTAAGCGCGATGGCCTCGCCCGTAAAGGGGTTGAATGGTCAAATGATGAAGAACAAGCATTCCGTCAACCGATAGTTGAGCAATACGATAAAGAGGGCCACCCGTATCATGCCAGCGCCCGTTTGTGGGACGACGGTATTATCGACCCGGCTCAAACCCGTGATGTTGTTGGCTTGGCGCTCTCTGCCGCGCTAAATGCCCCTATTGAGGAGACGAAGTTTGGTGTATTCCGTATGTAATGGCTAAGGCTATTAAGGCAAGGAACATCGACTTAGAACACACTATGGATCGACAACAATGAATAACTCAATCACAACCGACACAGAACGACTGACTCAACAATTACAATATGTGAGCTGCACGCTCGATGGCGGCGTAGCCCAGATGGTGCTCGACCGAGCCGATAAGCATAACGCCTTCGATGAAGTGATGATAAGCGAAATGATTAAGGTGCTGGAGCATTTCAGTGCCAATGTTCAGTGCCAAGTATTAGTGATAAAAGCCAACGGTAAAAACTTCAGCGCCGGCGCCGATCTCAACTGGATGCGCAAGCAAGCCAAGATGGACTTTGGCCAGAATCTCAGTGACGCCAACGAGCTTGCCAAGCTGATGTCACTGCTGGATAAATTCCCCAAGCCGACGATTGCATTAGTGCAAGGGGCGGCATTTGGTGGCGCACTTGGGCTTATCTGCTGCAGCGATATCGCTATCGCCAATCAGCGTGCCAGCTTCTGCTTGAGTGAAGTCAAACTTGGGCTCATTCCAGCGGTCATTAGCCCCTATGTCACTCGCGCCATGGGTCAACGCGCAGCACGGCGTTACATGCTCACAGCTGAACGCTTCGATGTTCAAAAGGCGCTTGAACTGCAAGTCATCCATGAAGTGAATGACGACTTAGATGCTGCGGCTCAGCCGATGATTGATGCGCTACTCTGCAACAGTCCACTGGGCATGACTTGGGTTAAAACCTTACTGTTATCGCTTGAAGATGGCGTGATAGACCAAAACACCTTGGACTATACCAGCGAACGGATCGCCCGTATTCGAGTGTCAGAAGAAGGTCAAGAGGGCCTCAACGCCTTCTTTGAAAAACGTTCACCACAATGGCCTGCAACCACAGACTTTAACGCTGCAACAAAAAATAATAACCAGAGCGCCAGCGGGCAAGGAGCCAAATAATATGTTCACTAAATTGCTAATTGCGAACCGCGGTGAAATCGCCTGTCGCATCATTAACACCGCTAAAGTCATGGGCGTTCGTACGGTTGCTTTATATTCAGATGCCGATATCGATGCTCGCCATGTCGCCATGGCCGATGAGGCATTTTACTTAGGTGGCAGCGCGCCAGCTGACTCTTACCTTAAAGGCGAGCTGATCATTGAGATCGCCAAACGAGCAGGCGCAGAGGCGATACACCCAGGTTATGGTTTCCTATCGGAAAACGCCGATTTTGCATTGAAGTGCGAACAGGCCAATATCGCCTTTGTTGGCCCAAGCGCCGCTGCAATTGACTCGATGGGCAGTAAGAGCGCCGCTAAAGAGATCATGGGTGCTGCCAATGTACCATTAGTCCCCGGCTATCACGGTGATGCTCAGAACGATGAACTACTTGTTAGTGAAGCCAACAAGATGGGCTTCCCGCTGCTGATTAAGGCGGCCTTTGGCGGCGGTGGTAAAGGCATGCGCATCGTTGAAAGTAACAATGAGGTGCTCGATGCGATTCACTCTGCGAGGCGTGAAGCGATTAGCTCTTTTGGTAACGATAAGCTGTTAATGGAGCGCTACCTGCGCCAGCCGCGCCATGTTGAGGTCCAAGTCTTTGCCGATAGCCATGGCAACTGCATCTACCTGTCTGACCGAGATTGCTCAATTCAACGCCGTCATCAAAAGGTGGTTGAGGAAGCGCCAGCCCCAGGGCTTAGCGATGCCCTCAGAGTCAAGATGGGCGAAGCGGCCGTTGCCGCAGCTAAGGCGATTAACTATGAAGGCGCGGGAACAGTTGAGTTTTTACTCGATACCGATGACAGCTTCTACTTTATGGAGATGAATACCCGTCTGCAGGTAGAGCATCCCGTCACCGAGCTCGTCACAGGCCAAGACTTAGTCAAATGGCAATTAATGGTTGCCAGTGGTAGTCCGTTACCCCTTAAACAGAATGAAGTGCGCATTGTAGGCCATGCTTTTGAGGCGCGGATCTACGCCGAAGATCCACACAATGACTTCCTGCCTGCCAGTGGCAAACTCGATTTTCTGCGCGAGCCTGAGCAGAGCCAATTTGTGCGTATCGATTCTGGCGTGCGTGAAAATGATGTGATCAGTAACTTTTACGACCCGATGATCTCAAAGCTTATCACTTGGGATGAGTCACGCCCTCGCGCGCTACAACGCTTAGTGCATGCATTAGATGATTACCAGATCAGTGGCCTTAAACATAATATCGAATTCCTCGCTAATATTGCTAAGCATCAAGCTTTTAGCGATGCCAACTTTAGCACCGATTTTATCGAGCGTTATGGTGATGCGCTATTAACCGCACAATCAAATGCAACTCCATCGACTCGTCGCGATACAGCATTGGCGATAGCGGCGCTGTACCAGCTATGTGCCCGTAAAAAACAAGCTAAAAACGACACATTGACCAGCCATGATCCCTACTCACCTTGGGGCAAAGTGAGTGGCTTTAGGCTCAACAGTGCTAGCCAACATCAAGTGGCGTTACTCGATGATAATCATGAGATTAATCACCTTGAGCTAATCGAGACGCAAGTCGCTGGAAAGCCACAATACCAGCTGCAGCTGAGTGATAACTTACTCACCCTTTCTGGCGAGCTAATTGACGAGATCCTGCATGCTGAAATTGTTCAACACAAGCTGGGCGATAGCCAAGCTGAGCAAGCCAGTAAAGCTAACGGCCATAAAATAAAGCTCCCAGTTAGCCAAGTCGGCAATGACTTTACCCTGTTTATCAACTCAAAAAGCTACCACTATCGCGCCCTAGAATCAGAAGAGATTGAAGAGCAAGACAATCTTGAAGATAAGCTCAAAGCACCAATGAACGGCACTATCGTCACTCAACTTGTCAGCGTTGGCGATGTGGTAAAAGCGGGCCAAGGCATTATGGTGATGGAAGCGATGAAGATGGAATACACCATAGAGTCCCCCTTTGACGGTGTTGTCAGTGCATTCTTCTTCGAGCCCGGTGAACTCGTCAGCGACGGTATGTTACTTGCCGAGGTCGTGGCTGAAGTTGAAGCAGAAGTAAACCCTGAAAAGGAAGAAGCCGGATGAAGATGACTAATGTAATAAACGCCATTGAGTCTCCGTTTGACGGTGTTGTCGGTGCATTCTTCTTCGAGCCCGGTGAACTCGTCAGCGACGGTATGTTACTAGCCGAAGTTGAGGCTAAAGTTGAGACTGCAGAGCTTGAGCCAACAGAAACTGTGGCTGCGGAGGAAAGCGCATAAATGGCAATCTCTTACCCACAACAAGTCAGTATCTTTGAAGTCGGCGCCCGTGATGGTCTACAAAACGAAAAACCGGTCACGACCCAAGATAAAATAGTCTTGATAGAGGACTTAGCGACTGCGGGCGTTAAGCGAATTGAAGCCGCCAGCTTTGTGTCACCTAAATGGGTGCCACAGATGGCAGATTCAGCCGATGTGCTCGTGGGCATCACTCGCCACAAGGGCGTAACCTACAGTGCGCTCACTCCAAATTTAAAAGGTTTGGAACTCGCACTTGAAGCTGGCGCCGATGAAGTCGCCATCTTTGGCGCCGCCTCAGAAAGCTTTAGCCAGAAGAATATCAACTGCTCGATAGAGGAGTCGATTGAGCGCTTTATCCCAGTAATGGAGCTGGCTAAGGCCAAGAATGTCCCGGTTCGAGGTTACGTCTCTTGTACCTTAGGCTGCCCTTATGAGGGGGAGATAGCCGTTAGTGAAGTGGCTCGGGTGTCTGAATTACTTTACCAAATGGGCTGTTATGAGATCTCGCTTGGCGACACCATAGGCGTTGGCACACCACTTAATGCCCGTAGAATGGTTGAAGCGGTGGCAGAAGTGGTGCCAAAAGACAAACTGGCGCTGCATTTTCACGATACCTATGGCCAAGCCTTAGCCAACATTCTGGCCTGCTTAGAAACCGGTGTCAGCGTAATTGACTCATCGGTCGCAGGCCTTGGCGGCTGCCCCTACGCTAAAGGCGCATCGGGTAACTTAGCCACAGAAGACTTAGTTTATATGCTACACGGGCTTGGCATAGAAACCGGTATCGACTTAACTAAACTGGTTAATGCGGGCAATAAAATCAGCCACGCCCTCGGACGCCAGTCGGGCTCTAAAGTGGCAAGAGCCCTCAGCGAATAGAGAGCCATCAGCGAATAAAAAGCAAGAAGATCCTAGATCCTAGCATTTGACAGAATAAGGAGATAACAATAATGGCAGGACTAAATAAAGAGCCAAATCAAGGGCTGAATAAGGTCGTCACCAGTTATGAAGAGGCCTTAAAAGGCCTAACTAACAATATGACAGTGATGGTCGGCGGCTTTGGCTTATGCGGCATACCCGAAGGCTTAATTGCGCAAATGGTCAAGACTGGTGTCACCGGACTGACCGCTATCTCAAATAATGCTGGCGTCGATGACTTTGGTTTAGGCCTGTTATTAAAGAGCCGTCAAATTGATACCATGATTGCCTCATACGTGGGTGAAAACGCCACCTTCGAGCAGCAGATGTTATCTGGTGAGCTTAACGTTATCTTGACCCCACAAGGTACCTTGGCCGAGAAAATTCGTGCCGGCGGTGCGGGCATTCCCGCTTTCTTTACCGCGACAGGCTACGGTACGCCTGTAGCCGAGGGTAAAGAAACCCGCGAAATTGATGGCCGTCACTATGTGTTAGAGCCCGCACTAAAAGCGGACTTTGCGCTGGTTCGTGCATGGAAAGCAGACACCATGGGTAACTTAGTGTTCCGAAAGACCGCAGCCAACTTCAACCCCATGATGGCAACCGCAGGCAAGATCACCGTGGTAGAGGCTGAGCATATCGTCCAGCCTGGGGAGCTCGATCCTGATCATATTCATACACCCGGCATTTACGTCAACCGTGTGATTCAAGGTAAGTTCGAGAAACGTATCGAGCAACGCACAGTTAAACCAGACTCTAAATCAAGAGCTGAATCAAGAACTGATGAAAAAGCATAAGGAGGCAGCACCATGGCATTATCAAGAGAACAACTGGCACAGCGTGTAGCACAAGAACTCCAAGATGGCTTTTACGTCAACTTAGGTATTGGTATCCCAACCTTAGTG comes from the Shewanella halifaxensis HAW-EB4 genome and includes:
- a CDS encoding isovaleryl-CoA dehydrogenase; this encodes MTQLYTSLNFGLGEEVDMLRDAVQSFAANKIAPIAAKTDLDNAFPNELWPVLGDMGLLGVTVSEEYGGAEMGYLAHVVAMEEISRASASIGLSYGAHSNLCVNQINRNGNSEQKAKYLPKLITGEHIGALAMSEPNAGSDVVSMKLHARKEGDRYILNGNKMWITNGPDAHTYVIYAKTDLDKGAHGITAFIVERGSKGFSTAQKLDKLGMRGSNTCELVFEDCEVPEENILGGLNNGVKVLMSGLDYERVVLSGGPLGIMTACMDIVVPYIHEREQFGKSIGQFQLVQGKLADMYTGMNAAKSYIYNVAKSCDRGETTRKDAAGAILYSAELATKMALDAIQLLGGNGYVNEYATGRLLRDAKLYEIGAGTSEIRRMLIGRELFNESK
- a CDS encoding carboxyl transferase domain-containing protein, which codes for MTQLSSRINARSDEFKAKFDDMATVVQDLKLKLQQIEQGGGDVARSRHLSRGKLLPRQRVEKLLDPGSPFLEISQFAAFELYEDVVPAAGVIAGIGRVSGVECMIIANDATVKGGTYYPVTVKKHLRAQEIASRCHLPCIYLVDSGGANLPRQDEVFPDRDHFGRIFYNQAQMSAKGIPQIAVVMGLCTAGGAYVPAMADESIIVKEQGTIFLAGPPLVKAATGEEVTAEELGGAEVHTKISGVADHMAQNDEHALELARKAVTRLNHQKQIAAQLSPVKPPLFDINELYGIVGTDLKKPFDVKEVIARLVDDSDFDEFKANYGNTLVCGFARIHGYPVGIVANNGILFSESAQKGAHFIELCCQRKIPLLFLQNITGFMVGKKYEHEGIAKHGAKMVTAVSCANVPKFTVIIGGSYGAGNYGMCGRAFEPTMMWMWPNARISVMGGEQAAGVLATVKRDGLARKGVEWSNDEEQAFRQPIVEQYDKEGHPYHASARLWDDGIIDPAQTRDVVGLALSAALNAPIEETKFGVFRM
- a CDS encoding enoyl-CoA hydratase-related protein, producing the protein MNNSITTDTERLTQQLQYVSCTLDGGVAQMVLDRADKHNAFDEVMISEMIKVLEHFSANVQCQVLVIKANGKNFSAGADLNWMRKQAKMDFGQNLSDANELAKLMSLLDKFPKPTIALVQGAAFGGALGLICCSDIAIANQRASFCLSEVKLGLIPAVISPYVTRAMGQRAARRYMLTAERFDVQKALELQVIHEVNDDLDAAAQPMIDALLCNSPLGMTWVKTLLLSLEDGVIDQNTLDYTSERIARIRVSEEGQEGLNAFFEKRSPQWPATTDFNAATKNNNQSASGQGAK
- a CDS encoding acetyl/propionyl/methylcrotonyl-CoA carboxylase subunit alpha, with translation MFTKLLIANRGEIACRIINTAKVMGVRTVALYSDADIDARHVAMADEAFYLGGSAPADSYLKGELIIEIAKRAGAEAIHPGYGFLSENADFALKCEQANIAFVGPSAAAIDSMGSKSAAKEIMGAANVPLVPGYHGDAQNDELLVSEANKMGFPLLIKAAFGGGGKGMRIVESNNEVLDAIHSARREAISSFGNDKLLMERYLRQPRHVEVQVFADSHGNCIYLSDRDCSIQRRHQKVVEEAPAPGLSDALRVKMGEAAVAAAKAINYEGAGTVEFLLDTDDSFYFMEMNTRLQVEHPVTELVTGQDLVKWQLMVASGSPLPLKQNEVRIVGHAFEARIYAEDPHNDFLPASGKLDFLREPEQSQFVRIDSGVRENDVISNFYDPMISKLITWDESRPRALQRLVHALDDYQISGLKHNIEFLANIAKHQAFSDANFSTDFIERYGDALLTAQSNATPSTRRDTALAIAALYQLCARKKQAKNDTLTSHDPYSPWGKVSGFRLNSASQHQVALLDDNHEINHLELIETQVAGKPQYQLQLSDNLLTLSGELIDEILHAEIVQHKLGDSQAEQASKANGHKIKLPVSQVGNDFTLFINSKSYHYRALESEEIEEQDNLEDKLKAPMNGTIVTQLVSVGDVVKAGQGIMVMEAMKMEYTIESPFDGVVSAFFFEPGELVSDGMLLAEVVAEVEAEVNPEKEEAG
- a CDS encoding 3-methylcrotonoyl-CoA carboxylase subunit alpha; amino-acid sequence: MKMTNVINAIESPFDGVVGAFFFEPGELVSDGMLLAEVEAKVETAELEPTETVAAEESA
- a CDS encoding hydroxymethylglutaryl-CoA lyase yields the protein MAISYPQQVSIFEVGARDGLQNEKPVTTQDKIVLIEDLATAGVKRIEAASFVSPKWVPQMADSADVLVGITRHKGVTYSALTPNLKGLELALEAGADEVAIFGAASESFSQKNINCSIEESIERFIPVMELAKAKNVPVRGYVSCTLGCPYEGEIAVSEVARVSELLYQMGCYEISLGDTIGVGTPLNARRMVEAVAEVVPKDKLALHFHDTYGQALANILACLETGVSVIDSSVAGLGGCPYAKGASGNLATEDLVYMLHGLGIETGIDLTKLVNAGNKISHALGRQSGSKVARALSE
- a CDS encoding CoA transferase subunit A, translated to MAGLNKEPNQGLNKVVTSYEEALKGLTNNMTVMVGGFGLCGIPEGLIAQMVKTGVTGLTAISNNAGVDDFGLGLLLKSRQIDTMIASYVGENATFEQQMLSGELNVILTPQGTLAEKIRAGGAGIPAFFTATGYGTPVAEGKETREIDGRHYVLEPALKADFALVRAWKADTMGNLVFRKTAANFNPMMATAGKITVVEAEHIVQPGELDPDHIHTPGIYVNRVIQGKFEKRIEQRTVKPDSKSRAESRTDEKA